The nucleotide sequence AGGGGGGACACCGTACACACTCCAAAGTTAGTGGCTAAGTTGCAAGGCACACTACAATGGATCCATAGTGTAGCTTGTTCTCCCCCCTAGCATCTTgcattcagaggtacactgcctccgAAGAGAGATTTTTTATATAGATGTTCCACTTATATGGACAATACAATGTTTAACAAGATGAGATTTCCGAGTGAACTTTTTCCCACAGACCAAGCACTCATGgggtttctcacctgtgtggattctctgatgaCGGTTAAGATTTGAACTGCGGCTGAATCTCTGCCCACAATGCAAACAGCTGTacagtttttctcctgtgtgaattctcttaTGTTTAATGAGGTTTGACCCGTGACGGAAGCTTCTCCCACAAACATTGCAGGTTTTTCGTGTCTTACCAGTGTGCATCGTTTGGTGACCTGGGGCTTGGCTGAGCTCATTGTAAACCCCCATGCACGGAATGGATTCATCTGTTCTTGCTCCTGGGGGGGGTTCCTGCTGCCACTCCAGTCTATAGCGACTCCCCGAGGCATTCTTGCAAAACTGAGAATtgttctcttctcctctcccaatGAACGCTCTGCGCGGTCTCATCTCAGTGGACTCTTCCACTGCATGTTTCTCTGCATTGCTGATGCGCATTCCTCTTTCATCTGGGGAGAAATgagaaaatgcaaacagaaagtcATTCGCTGGGCATGCACAGGCACACGCCCATGTCTTCTTCAATTCCTGAGCACACTGAGTTGATGTTTTCCCCAGCAAGTTTTCCACTGTGGCCCTAAGATCTCTTTCTTGGACAGTTACAGCAGTTTCAGAAAAaccataggaagccaccttacacCCTTCTATCCAATTAGCCCAGTAttacctactctgactggcagcaggtctcgggCACAGAAAGATCTTTCCCATCATCTGCTGTGAAAAGCAGGTAATAAACCATCATCAACATCATATTTAATTTCAAAGTTTCTTTAAGCGTGTGGTAGTATTAATATTAATTGTTtaccttttgtttttgttattgatATTCAGGTGTTTTCATCAGTGTTATGATTCATTTTGAAtgctgtatttatatatatattcatatatctttgtccttatttattttatttgttgcatttatatcccacctttctcttcccctccttgtTTAATCccaacaacaaccctatgaggtaggctgagagagacagcgactggcccaaagaCAACtggtgagcttcgtggctgagtggggatttaaaccccgGTCTCCTaggtcttagtccagcactctaaccactacaccacagtggatCTTTATCTTCATTTACATATCTTCAAATAAattggggcagggggaagaatACCCagagcagaaaaacaaaacaacactccTAAAAACAACCTCAGCCAGTCGCAAACTGCCAGCTTTCTTCTGGCACCTGAAAGTATATCGTGTCGGCCCTAGGTGGGCCTCTCCAGGTGGGTCATTCCACAGAGCTGGTGTCGCCACAGAAAAGGCCATTCTCCTGGTCGACCTCTGCCAGCTTCGGTCAGCAAGGGCCTCAGCTGTCGAACAGAGTGCACGGTGAGGCATATAAGGATAGAAAGGGACACAGTGAAAGCCGCCTATGGGAATTTGAGAGCATCCAAAACGCCCAGGCACCAGGAATCCCGTGCCCATCCCACACGGTATCTCAGCTCACCCGGTGAGTCGACATCTCCTCCATCCCCCTCCACCTTGGCCTCCCTGTCCAGCCACTTCTTCCCGCTGCCAGATGGAGTCTGCTGTGCCAGGGAGAGGGGGGTGTCCACCACCTTGGCAAATGGTACCTGGGAAAGAGCAGAGAATATCCCTTTCAGCATGGAGAAGTGGCAGGGATGACTTCccctctcatttatttatttatttattgcacttgtataccgccgtttacagcaactaaaaacatcaaaacaaatatacaatttaaaacacatattttaaaagcaatttaaaacactatttaaaaattaaaacgatttaaaacacatgctaaaatgcctgggagaagaggaaagtcttgacctggcgccgaaaagataacagtgttggcccaTCCTGTTTCCTTGTTTGTTGCCCGCTACCATTGGGAGCTGGCGGTGGGCACTTGCTGTACTCCGTGAAGAGgctctgtgtgtgcgtgagatggagagagagacactggggcagagagagagagcaagatgTATGTGtaatgtgtgtgagaggggggagaggtggCCTGTGTGAGAGAAGCAGAGATGAGCTTCAGCGAGGGGGGGCAGAAGtatgtgaggggtgtgtgtgtgtgtgtgtgtgagagagagagagaggtatggCATATATTTTTCCTGGTACAAGGGAATGTTCCTTGTTATTAGCCAGCAACAGCATCAGTGTGCGtgagtgtgtgcgcacatgcgcaGGCCCGGTGCCGACAGGCAGACATGTGGGGCCCCTGCCTAGATCtacaggctggggctgggagggtagaGCTCTGCAATTCGTGACGGCACTGGATCGCGAAGCATGATTTGCAGCTACAAATCACCCCCCGCAACCTGATGCTGATTGCAGTTTGCTCCTAAGGGGCTCTTGCCTAAATCtacaggctggggctgggaggatgAAGCTCCTCGATGCACAACGGTGCTCCaccaccctcccagacaacaACCCCTGCACGGCCAGTGGGGCCTTCCGTACTGTCATATTAGTGTGTGTGCAAGCACTGGTGTCATAATGTAGGAAGTGGGGCAgacatgggggaggggattggtgcctgagggcccaccccaacctggtgccggccctgtgtaTGTGTAGGAGAAATCAGTATTATGTGATCTCCAGTTAGAACCAGCAGGACATACCTGACTTCCCATGGCCAGCATAAGGTGGGGGGGATGGGCAAGGGGAGAATAGCAATGATTGTACTCTCTCCAATTTCGTGTTATGCCACaaccctcatggcagccattttgtgactggtgcccacgaCCCTTTCTTAAAATTcagaatgtgcccactggcctaagAAGGGCGGTGACCCCTGAATTAATGGGGCCTCCACCTTCAGAGGCAGGGTACCTCTGGAGAGCCCTTTCAGTGGCCTTTCTGGAGGCATCTCACtgcactggcttgatccagcagggacaCTCTTGTATTACATACCGGCCACTTCCATGACACGTGAATCACCCTCAGGATAAAAATCGCCTCACCTCCTTTTCCTGCTTCGGAGCCTCCTGTCGCACCTGCAGGAAATCCTCAGCCAGGGCCACCGCTTGGGAGCAGGTCTCAGGGCCACACTCCCTCACCCAGTTCTGGACCTCTGCTGGCAGGACAGTCAAGAGCTGTTCAAGAATGAGCAGCTCTAGGATTTGCTCCTTGGAGTGCCTCTCGACTTTCAGCCACCGTGAGCAAAGTTCCTGGAGCCGGCTGTAGGCCCCTCTGGGCCCCTCGGCCTCCTGGTAGCAGAAGCCCCTGAAGTGCTGACGCAGCTTCTCCCTCCTCAGGGCATCCCCTTTCAAGATGGCTGCTTTCACTTTCCCATAATCTTCTCTGTCTCCAGCCTCCAGACTGTTATAGGCCTGCTCGGCTTCTCCACTGAGGGCCGGCAGGAGTCGGGTCGCCCACTCTTCCTGGGGCCACCGGCAGGCTTCAGCCACTTGCTCGAAGGAGGCCAGGAAGGCATTTGCATCGTCCCACAGCGATGGCTCCTGTAGTAACTGTGCGATGCCCCATCGAGACTGTTGAGACTCCACCATCTTCAAGAAGTCCTGCCACTGAGCTTCCCATTGCTGATGCAGCACATCACCGGGTTCCTGTTTCACCTGCTGCACCGGTGCCCTTTGAGTCAATCCCCTAATTCTCCCAGCACAGCTTACCCTTGAGGGGGTTCCTGTTCCCCCCACGTCCTCCCCTGCTTTGGCAATCAATGTGCCTTGCTCCTGAATTTTGAACCCCGGCTGCATCCACTTCTCCAGGGCTGCCTGCAACTGGAGGCTGAATCCCACCATAGGCATCTGttcggcagccattttgtttctggcaaAGGGTCCTTGTATCCCAGAGTGCAGATGGGACCCCCCCAAATGTACGCAGCAAGTGATGGTTCCTGGATTGTGAAGCGGCTTTCTCGTCTCTTGTGGGTCTCTAGAAGGGGCTGATGCAACAAGTGATGGTGTTTGAGATTGGCATCAACGGGACCCTCCTTAtggagagaaaagagaaaaagatTTCAGGAACCGAGAGAAAAttagctgccaattagctactgggctaagttcaaggtggtgGTTTGATGCATAAAGTTCTATACagccaagatacctgaaagattgcctcgTCCCCTAggccactgcgctctgcaggtgagggcctcctgcagataccatcttatcagaaggtctgttctgcacaacacaggaagcggacctttagtgtggcggcacctaccctgtggaattccctccctttgaatattaggcaggcgccatctctgctatcttttcggcgcctactaaagacctttcctcttccaacaagcattttaagcagAGAGATAAATaaatctcagtctgcatctgtattggaattgtgtttaagatgttttgttttttaggattctttaaaatgttttatcatttgtttgcccctctgggctccttttgggaggaagggcataaaaatattaaataaataaataaaattttaaaaaactatgagggttggggaacctgtgcctttctagatgttgttggactacagttcctatcatctttgaccactgggcatgctggctgaggctgataggagttggagttccaACACCACCGGGagttgaggcagctgcctcagggagAGCGATCAGGTAGCTGATCTGGGGTATCTTGAAAGGGAAGCAAATTGGTAGTtatttaatgtattaatattgtatttttactgctaggGGGGAGGGGTAGATGGAGAAAGAGGGTTGCTTGGGGGATATTCTGTCTCAGGTGCCAACATTTTGGGAGGAGGCTGTTTCCTGCTCTGGCTGAGGCAGCAAAAAGTCTTGGTTAGCCAGCCCTGAAAGGGCCATCACAAAACCTAAAGCCAACATTTCTTTCCcatgtgaatttatttatttatctatctgcataccgcttacatgccaaaatggcttctaagtatAAAATCAACTCTACAATCCATACGTAATTCAAATGCACACTAAAACGATTccaccaaaacattaaaaacaccctTCATTAAAATACACACCACCACATGCCTGTTAAAAAAGCATAAcaactggaaaatggaaatggactgccttcaagtcgatcccgaccctacaaatagggttttcatggtaagctgtattcagaggggtttaccattgccttcctctgagaccgagaggctgtgactggaacaaggtcacccagtgagctccatggctgtgtggggattcgaaccctggtcatagtccaacactctaaccactacgccacactggctctcataacaaCTAGAAgagcagttaaaacaatttgATCAGGAAGCTCAAGCTCAGGAGAACACCTGGCTACACAGTTGTGTCTTCAAGATTCAGGAGATGGCAAGCActgtgcactgcaacattttgatgcAGTTCCCACTTTCTATCTGCATATTTTTATTGGCCAGAAAACAGATGGGGGGCCATGTTGtctggttcaaatctccactcagccataaagcccaCTAGGGGACTACAGGCCAGCCACTGTCTTAACCTAACctgcatcacagggttgttgcaaagataaaaatcATAGGATGGAAACCTGCACTCCAAGCCCGGGGGGCGGAGCGAGGGAGAACAGGATAAATATTTAATATTGAATCATTAAAAGGGAAAAATTTGTCCAGAAAAGAGGTGAGGGGAGAGAACAGactgctgcatttttaaaaatccaacatGCACGCTTTTGGAGCAAACattcctgagctatggcccttccttcctGTTGTCATATGGATCTTCAATAATCATACTACCATTGATTTGGGATTTGAAGTCATGTCTCCACCAGAACCCTGAACGGCCAGAGCAGCGAAAGCAGAAGCTTTAGACCACTAGACCATCCTGCCCTGAGATTTAAATCTTTCCCCTGGAGAGCCTACGACACCTGGCGaacatttctctctctgccttctcCAAACCAttttatcatttaaaaaaacctctaatGATTTCCTTTTCCCTGTTCATACAGCATGATCCTAAGCaggtttactcggaagtaagagCCCCTGAAGGCAGCTAAGGGGGCTTCCTCCCATGCAAGCGTACAGGGAATTGCAAACTTTGGGGACCTTTTCGTTTTCTAAACTACAAtaccgcccccccccccaaaaaacctgacACTCACCCAGATTCCCCAAGAAGGAAGATTCTTCCGCTGCAAAACAACCACTTTATTCCACTAGAAATGATACattaatatttttaatgctgtttccgTGGGAGGGATCAGAGCAGGAAGGGGTTTGCCCAAATTATTTGCATGCACATTTTAAACCCCCCCATGATTGCTTTTCCTCTTTTCTTGGAATCGGGGGATCTAGTCAGTTCTATCTTCAGAGCTTTTTGGGGAAGTCCTGACTCAACTGTGCAAAAcggtgtttatttttctttgcccagcccccatcccttttttaaagatttactctgtttttttaaaaagtgtttcctTCGGCACCCAATTCACACACGCAAAATAGGGGTGCGTCAAGAGTCGGTGACGTCTTATAGACGCGCACAAGAGCTCCTGGGAAATGGAGTCCtctgccaagaaaaaaaaaacgttGAGAAACGTACGCAGTTGGGGTCTGCTTTGCCTTCAGATCTTTACAATCGGAGAAACATTGGTTCCAGGGGACTAGCTTGATTTATTCTGTTAAGCcttttggaatgctgtgtatagGTCTGATCGCCCTGCCTCATAAAGTGTATTGTAGAGTCGGAaaggtttcagaaaagggcaaccaaaatgatcaaggggttgggaTAACTCCCCTATCAGGCggcattacaacatttgggggctTTTCATTCAGAGACAATGCAAGTAAGAGAGGGCATGAGAGa is from Rhineura floridana isolate rRhiFlo1 chromosome 3, rRhiFlo1.hap2, whole genome shotgun sequence and encodes:
- the LOC133382424 gene encoding zinc finger and SCAN domain-containing protein 31-like isoform X2 — protein: MAAEQMPMVGFSLQLQAALEKWMQPGFKIQEQGTLIAKAGEDVGGTGTPSRVSCAGRIRGLTQRAPVQQVKQEPGDVLHQQWEAQWQDFLKMVESQQSRWGIAQLLQEPSLWDDANAFLASFEQVAEACRWPQEEWATRLLPALSGEAEQAYNSLEAGDREDYGKVKAAILKGDALRREKLRQHFRGFCYQEAEGPRGAYSRLQELCSRWLKVERHSKEQILELLILEQLLTVLPAEVQNWVRECGPETCSQAVALAEDFLQVRQEAPKQEKEVPFAKVVDTPLSLAQQTPSGSGKKWLDREAKVEGDGGDVDSPDERGMRISNAEKHAVEESTEMRPRRAFIGRGEENNSQFCKNASGSRYRLEWQQEPPPGARTDESIPCMGVYNELSQAPGHQTMHTAGHWRESENEERENCGDILEQSEPIAVLSRSAMENTTRAQRRGEASESQSRKRQERDTPRKRAAQSVSCGAQEKAPSEEVPWPKRKAYAVPPERPFKLGSSARRKCERLHVAETPYSCAECGKSFIHQRSLHTHQRLHTGEKLYECPDCAKKFLSKSKLARHQRLHTGERPYKCSQCWRSFSQSYNRTEHERTHTGEKLSNNWPAARVRNFGGSSCMAAHEGTRKSEKPYKCSYWGNSLPSSSAET
- the LOC133382424 gene encoding zinc finger protein with KRAB and SCAN domains 7-like isoform X3, giving the protein MAAEQMPMVGFSLQLQAALEKWMQPGFKIQEQGTLIAKAGEDVGGTGTPSRVSCAGRIRGLTQRAPVQQVKQEPGDVLHQQWEAQWQDFLKMVESQQSRWGIAQLLQEPSLWDDANAFLASFEQVAEACRWPQEEWATRLLPALSGEAEQAYNSLEAGDREDYGKVKAAILKGDALRREKLRQHFRGFCYQEAEGPRGAYSRLQELCSRWLKVERHSKEQILELLILEQLLTVLPAEVQNWVRECGPETCSQAVALAEDFLQVRQEAPKQEKEVPFAKVVDTPLSLAQQTPSGSGKKWLDREAKVEGDGGDVDSPDERGMRISNAEKHAVEESTEMRPRRAFIGRGEENNSQFCKNASGSRYRLEWQQEPPPGARTDESIPCMGVYNELSQAPGHQTMHTGHWRESENEERENCGDILEQSEPIAVLSRSAMENTTRAQRRGEASESQSRKRQERDTPRKRAAQSVSCGAQEKAPSEEVPWPKRKAYAVPPERPFKLGSSARRKCERLHVAETPYSCAECGKSFIHQRSLHTHQRLHTGEKLYECPDCAKKFLSKSKLARHQRLHTGERPYKCSQCWRSFSQSYNRTEHERTHTGEKLSNNWPAARVRNFGGSSCMAAHEGTRKSEKPYKCSYWGNSLPSSSAET
- the LOC133382424 gene encoding zinc finger and SCAN domain-containing protein 21-like isoform X1 is translated as MAAEQMPMVGFSLQLQAALEKWMQPGFKIQEQGTLIAKAGEDVGGTGTPSRVSCAGRIRGLTQRAPVQQVKQEPGDVLHQQWEAQWQDFLKMVESQQSRWGIAQLLQEPSLWDDANAFLASFEQVAEACRWPQEEWATRLLPALSGEAEQAYNSLEAGDREDYGKVKAAILKGDALRREKLRQHFRGFCYQEAEGPRGAYSRLQELCSRWLKVERHSKEQILELLILEQLLTVLPAEVQNWVRECGPETCSQAVALAEDFLQVRQEAPKQEKEVPFAKVVDTPLSLAQQTPSGSGKKWLDREAKVEGDGGDVDSPDERGMRISNAEKHAVEESTEMRPRRAFIGRGEENNSQFCKNASGSRYRLEWQQEPPPGARTDESIPCMGVYNELSQAPGHQTMHTGKTRKTCNVCGRSFRHGSNLIKHKRIHTGEKLYSCLHCGQRFSRSSNLNRHQRIHTAGHWRESENEERENCGDILEQSEPIAVLSRSAMENTTRAQRRGEASESQSRKRQERDTPRKRAAQSVSCGAQEKAPSEEVPWPKRKAYAVPPERPFKLGSSARRKCERLHVAETPYSCAECGKSFIHQRSLHTHQRLHTGEKLYECPDCAKKFLSKSKLARHQRLHTGERPYKCSQCWRSFSQSYNRTEHERTHTGEKLSNNWPAARVRNFGGSSCMAAHEGTRKSEKPYKCSYWGNSLPSSSAET